In Eupeodes corollae chromosome 3, idEupCoro1.1, whole genome shotgun sequence, a single genomic region encodes these proteins:
- the LOC129952277 gene encoding uncharacterized protein LOC129952277: MKANNIQHVKVATHSPQSNGQVERLNRIITPMLAKECEASSNSGWDKHLDKVEFAINNSVNRSTGFAPSTLLFGRNQKGEFCDKVREYLVENVASEGKSLEDIRDEAEVNIEREQKRNKTYYDNHHKSPTKYKPGDYIMVKNVVTTPGINKKLLAKYRGPYEVKSVLPNDRYTIGDIDGLQLSRLPYKGISSPSNMRLYAVPNADLKHDKMNAS; this comes from the coding sequence atgaaagccaacaatattCAACATGTTAAAGTGGCAACTCACTCCCCACAATCTAATGGTCAGGTTGAACGCCTTAACCGCATAATAACACCTATGCTTGCGAAAGAGTGTGAAGCCTCATCGAACAGTGGTTGGGACAAACATTTGGATAAAGTTGAGTTTGCCATCAACAACAGTGTCAACCGAAGCACCGGTTTTGCTCCAAGCACCTTATTATTTGGTAGAAATCAGAAAGGAGAGTTTTGTGACAAGGTCAGAGAATATTTAGTTGAAAACGTAGCCTCTGAAGGAAAGAGTTTGGAAGACATTAGGGATGAAGCTGAAGTCAATATTGAAAGggaacaaaaacgaaataaaacttattatgaCAATCATCATAAAAGTCCGACAAAATATAAACCTGGCGATTACATTATGGTAAAAAATGTCGTCACCACTCcgggaataaataaaaaactgttggCCAAATATCGAGGACCATATGAGGTTAAAAGCGTCCTACCTAATGACAGATATACTATTGGTGACATCGACGGACTACAATTATCACGGCTACCTTACAAAGGTATAAGCTCTCCGAGCAATATGAGATTGTACGCGGTACCCAACGCTGACTTGAAGCATGATAAGATGAATGCATCTTAA